In Nicotiana tabacum cultivar K326 chromosome 2, ASM71507v2, whole genome shotgun sequence, the following proteins share a genomic window:
- the LOC142167920 gene encoding uncharacterized protein LOC142167920, which yields MCDECQRAGGISKKHDMPLTTVLEIDIFVIWCIDIMGPFMSSIGNTYISVAVKSPSHLHASRQVKVSNWEIKNILSKSVNSNQTYCSKNLDDTLWAYRAVYKTPIEMSSYRLVFGKACHLLGKLENKAIWALKKFNLYWDVDTNLLKIFPGSLNQNVSFEVVSVTPYGAMELKNKKDESFRVNSHRLKHYFTS from the exons atgtgtgatgaatgccaacgagctggtggaatttcaaagaaacatgatATGCCCCTTACAACTGTTTTAGAGATTGACATCTTTGtcatttggtgtattgatatcaTGGGTCCATTCATGAGTTCCATTGGTAACACCTATATTTCGGTTGCG GTGAAATCTCCTTCTCATCTGCATGCTAGTAGGCAAGTGAAAGTGTCTAATTGGGAGATAAAGAATATCTTGTCAAAGTCGGTTAATTCTAATCAAACATATTGCTCCAAGAATCTAGATGATACTCTCTGGGCATATAGAGCGGTTTACAAGACACCTATCGAGATGTCCTCATACCGGTTAGTAtttggcaaagcttgtcatcttctgggGAAATTGGAGAATAAGGCAATATGGGCCTTAAAGAAGTTTAATCTTTATTGGGATGTAGACACTAACTT ATTGAAGATATTTCCTGGAAGCTTAAATCAAAATGTATCGTTTGAAGTAGTGAGTGTGACTCCATATGGTGCAATGGAATTGAAGAATAAGAAGGATGAAAGTTTTCGAGTCAATAGTCATCGGTTGAAGCATTACTTCACAAGCTAG